One window from the genome of Sulfodiicoccus acidiphilus encodes:
- a CDS encoding MFS transporter, with translation MGEEKPVEQRKGKITRYQWFIFAVALLGWTMASFDLNLYSINLPLIAADLHLSAVTSGILTSVIFAGATAVIWGLGPLLDLHGRKTIWQISLLFTALFTGFTILVANAVELGIVRVLSDGFSYIEFPTGLTIANEEFPATHRGSMYGWVQGGFPLGYFVAIAVSLAVVPLYGWRVAFLVGIVPILVVLILRRWVKEPERSKVTLQVRKLLKEGKRHEAEELIKRYKVDLSQVTKFPYRQMFTDPKLKKHTVITTVAEFFHELATPALFFFTSYVLVNYKHLPYTTAYEILLIATFLGFLGYGIMGHVGQRISRKWGSALIGIIGGVAVIFFALSHGFLDTVITTVIFYPAVLSWNGTWWVYIAETYPTRARGTADSWQTGLNDFAWIVGSAIYGFVLEALGFTLTYIVLGAVPVLLGAIIIAALGKGVPPTAELEEIAY, from the coding sequence ATGGGTGAAGAAAAACCGGTCGAGCAGAGAAAAGGGAAAATAACGAGGTACCAATGGTTTATCTTCGCCGTCGCGTTGTTGGGGTGGACAATGGCTTCCTTTGACCTGAATCTATATTCAATAAATTTACCTCTAATAGCCGCTGATCTTCACCTCTCCGCTGTAACGTCTGGAATACTAACATCAGTTATATTCGCAGGAGCAACTGCTGTGATATGGGGACTGGGGCCCCTCTTAGACCTCCACGGAAGGAAAACGATATGGCAGATCAGTCTACTATTTACTGCCCTCTTTACCGGTTTCACCATCCTAGTTGCAAACGCCGTCGAGCTAGGGATCGTTAGGGTACTTTCTGACGGTTTCTCATACATCGAGTTCCCAACGGGTCTAACGATAGCCAACGAGGAGTTCCCCGCTACTCATAGAGGAAGCATGTATGGTTGGGTGCAAGGAGGTTTCCCTCTCGGCTACTTTGTGGCCATAGCGGTCTCCCTTGCGGTAGTGCCTCTCTATGGTTGGAGGGTTGCTTTCCTCGTGGGGATAGTTCCAATTCTAGTCGTTCTTATCCTGAGGAGATGGGTTAAAGAGCCGGAGAGGAGCAAGGTAACCCTGCAAGTGAGAAAGCTCCTGAAAGAGGGAAAGAGGCATGAGGCCGAGGAGCTCATAAAGAGGTATAAGGTCGATCTCTCCCAGGTCACTAAGTTTCCATACAGGCAAATGTTCACTGACCCCAAGTTGAAGAAACACACGGTAATCACTACAGTGGCCGAGTTTTTCCACGAACTAGCGACTCCCGCCCTCTTCTTCTTCACCTCTTACGTTCTAGTGAATTACAAGCACCTCCCCTACACCACTGCCTACGAAATCCTCCTTATTGCCACGTTCTTGGGTTTCTTGGGTTACGGTATAATGGGTCACGTGGGACAGAGGATATCTAGGAAGTGGGGAAGCGCCTTGATAGGAATTATAGGTGGAGTTGCCGTGATCTTTTTCGCACTTTCCCACGGGTTCCTGGATACAGTGATCACAACGGTAATCTTCTATCCGGCGGTCCTTTCGTGGAACGGCACGTGGTGGGTGTACATAGCTGAAACGTACCCCACCAGGGCCAGGGGAACTGCAGATTCCTGGCAAACCGGACTTAACGACTTCGCGTGGATAGTTGGTAGTGCGATATATGGTTTTGTCCTAGAGGCCCTCGGGTTCACTCTAACGTACATAGTGTTGGGAGCTGTTCCCGTACTTTTAGGTGCAATAATAATAGCTGCCCTTGGAAAGGGAGTGCCCCCCACGGCCGAGTTGGAGGAAATTGCTTACTGA
- a CDS encoding MaoC family dehydratase — MVKFIKGLTIQTPARTVSEADIVLFAGLSGDYHPAHTNEVYAKEQEFLGGRVAHGLLTLAISEGLFVRSGVIDWEKEPLVSLGFNDVRFPNPVRPGDTIRSTFSVTDVRESKSRPGWLVVTLKGETKNQKGEIVCSYEHVILVKSEGEKPG, encoded by the coding sequence ATGGTGAAATTCATTAAAGGTTTAACAATACAAACACCAGCGAGGACTGTGAGCGAAGCGGATATCGTTCTCTTTGCCGGCCTCAGCGGAGATTACCACCCCGCTCACACCAACGAAGTCTACGCCAAGGAACAGGAGTTTCTTGGAGGGAGGGTGGCCCACGGACTTCTGACCTTGGCCATTTCAGAAGGCCTATTTGTAAGGAGCGGTGTGATCGACTGGGAAAAAGAGCCGTTAGTTTCTCTAGGCTTTAATGACGTACGCTTTCCAAATCCAGTGAGACCGGGTGACACCATCAGGTCTACATTTTCTGTTACCGATGTTAGAGAGAGTAAGAGTAGGCCAGGGTGGTTAGTTGTAACGTTGAAGGGTGAAACAAAGAACCAGAAAGGGGAGATTGTGTGTAGCTACGAACACGTGATATTAGTTAAGTCCGAAGGGGAGAAGCCAGGCTGA
- a CDS encoding acyl-CoA dehydrogenase family protein translates to MIEFQVDEDTEVLLTTVRGLMSRYGESYWNRTDERREFPEEFVREFMELGLGGLLIPEEYGGGGRGTREASLLLREINLLGGNSYFVHGQYYLTSMLRKCANERLKERWFPSIAKGTRVMTLALTEQESGSDSTRMRTFAERKGGKFVVKGRKVFSSRLGHTDLMVLAARTRRLEDVEKKTDGITLFLVNLREAKGLEYDEIRTMSNTDVYEVHVDGLEVGEEDVVGEVDKGFPCLVAALNAERVMIAGELLGNARWFVRKASEYARERFVFGKPIGANQGVQFPIADVYARTVAVEHLFRRALEVVDGVDQNLSGEYATMVKYLAAEVAWDAANVAMDVHGGYGYASSGVERKFRETRLYKVAPVSQNMALAFLATHALDLPKSY, encoded by the coding sequence GTGATCGAATTTCAGGTGGACGAGGACACTGAAGTTCTCCTTACCACCGTGAGGGGGCTCATGTCCAGGTACGGCGAGTCTTACTGGAATAGGACAGACGAGAGGAGGGAGTTCCCCGAGGAGTTCGTGAGGGAATTCATGGAGTTAGGACTAGGAGGGCTCCTCATACCGGAGGAGTACGGAGGTGGTGGAAGGGGAACGAGAGAGGCATCTCTCCTGCTACGGGAGATAAACCTCCTCGGGGGAAACTCCTACTTCGTCCACGGCCAATATTACCTCACGTCCATGCTGAGGAAGTGCGCAAACGAGAGGTTGAAGGAAAGGTGGTTTCCTTCAATAGCCAAGGGGACGAGGGTGATGACTCTCGCTCTAACGGAACAGGAGAGCGGCTCCGACTCCACCAGGATGAGGACGTTCGCAGAGAGGAAGGGAGGAAAGTTCGTAGTGAAGGGGAGGAAAGTGTTCTCCTCGAGGCTGGGCCACACGGATCTCATGGTGCTCGCGGCGCGTACAAGGAGGCTTGAGGACGTGGAGAAGAAGACGGACGGGATAACACTCTTCCTGGTGAACCTGAGGGAAGCTAAGGGACTGGAATACGACGAAATTAGAACGATGTCTAACACCGACGTCTACGAGGTCCACGTTGATGGGCTCGAGGTGGGGGAAGAAGACGTAGTGGGGGAGGTGGACAAGGGTTTCCCGTGCCTCGTGGCCGCGTTAAACGCGGAGAGAGTCATGATAGCGGGGGAGCTGCTAGGGAACGCTAGGTGGTTCGTCAGGAAGGCCTCGGAGTACGCGAGGGAGAGGTTCGTGTTTGGGAAACCCATAGGGGCCAACCAGGGAGTGCAGTTTCCAATAGCCGACGTCTATGCCAGGACTGTGGCTGTGGAACACCTCTTCAGGAGGGCCTTGGAGGTGGTGGACGGTGTTGACCAGAACCTCTCAGGGGAGTACGCTACGATGGTCAAGTACCTAGCTGCTGAGGTGGCATGGGACGCGGCTAACGTAGCCATGGACGTCCATGGAGGTTACGGGTACGCTTCCTCTGGGGTGGAGAGGAAGTTCCGTGAGACAAGGCTATACAAGGTGGCCCCTGTCTCCCAGAACATGGCCCTGGCCTTTCTCGCCACACACGCATTGGACCTGCCCAAGTCCTACTGA
- a CDS encoding CaiB/BaiF CoA transferase family protein, which yields MTPLEGVRVVENGLHLAGPYCGRLLAELGAEVIKVEPPSGESNRRTAPALGEDSLLFHYYNAGKKSVVIDLKANEGKELMYSLIRVSDVFVTNYRPSALRRLGLDYEKLKSVNQKLIYTSISGYGTQGELGDLPGYDPLAQAETGLMIANSPDGAPKVNAMSLDYAAASIAALATVAALLRREKTGEGEFIDIALYDVGVMYVFPWIAFEISGLLRNVRGSRLMVFAPYNVYKTADGYVMIAIGEDEQWKRFIKLIGRDDLMNDPRLNTVRERVRNYDLVDDVVGSWAIQIPSREVVRIVLEAGGAAAEVKRPISVLNDRFATKRNMVWKADTPVGQIPIPGSAIKLGRDSPPPLGRAPTLGEHTAEVLAGLGLSRDEISLLEKRGVISLGKGSIK from the coding sequence ATGACTCCCCTCGAAGGAGTGAGAGTTGTTGAGAACGGGCTCCACCTAGCTGGCCCCTACTGCGGCAGGCTCCTTGCGGAGCTGGGCGCTGAGGTGATAAAAGTGGAACCGCCCTCTGGAGAGTCCAACAGGAGGACTGCCCCGGCCCTGGGAGAGGACTCGCTCCTTTTTCACTACTATAACGCTGGAAAGAAGTCCGTTGTCATTGATCTGAAGGCAAATGAAGGTAAGGAGCTGATGTATAGTTTGATACGCGTAAGTGACGTGTTCGTGACAAACTACAGACCGTCCGCCCTGAGGCGGTTAGGGCTTGACTACGAGAAGTTGAAGAGTGTGAACCAGAAACTAATATACACGTCAATAAGTGGCTACGGAACCCAAGGTGAGCTCGGAGATCTGCCAGGCTACGATCCATTGGCTCAAGCTGAAACTGGACTAATGATAGCAAACTCCCCCGATGGAGCACCTAAGGTCAACGCCATGTCACTGGATTACGCGGCAGCCTCCATAGCTGCCTTGGCTACGGTGGCAGCCCTTCTGAGAAGGGAGAAGACGGGCGAGGGCGAGTTCATAGATATAGCCTTATACGACGTGGGAGTAATGTACGTTTTTCCATGGATAGCTTTTGAAATTTCAGGTCTTCTGCGCAACGTAAGGGGCAGCCGTCTCATGGTCTTCGCTCCCTACAACGTATATAAGACGGCCGATGGATATGTTATGATAGCTATCGGAGAAGACGAACAGTGGAAGAGGTTCATTAAACTGATCGGAAGAGACGACTTGATGAACGATCCTAGGCTGAACACAGTTAGGGAGAGGGTTAGGAACTACGACTTGGTGGACGATGTTGTAGGGAGCTGGGCAATCCAAATCCCTTCTAGGGAAGTGGTGAGGATCGTTTTAGAAGCAGGAGGAGCCGCAGCTGAAGTGAAGAGGCCTATTAGCGTTTTGAACGATCGGTTTGCGACGAAGAGAAATATGGTGTGGAAGGCCGATACTCCGGTGGGACAGATTCCTATACCTGGTTCTGCGATAAAATTGGGTCGAGACTCCCCGCCTCCCCTAGGGAGGGCACCTACCTTGGGGGAACATACGGCCGAAGTCCTCGCAGGACTTGGTCTATCTCGCGATGAAATATCACTCCTTGAGAAGAGGGGAGTGATTTCACTGGGAAAAGGTAGTATTAAGTAG
- a CDS encoding MFS transporter — protein sequence MGSKRQVSYNVLDRSKVIAFHRRLAVVAGLGPFSDAINQFAASSALVAVPILFHFSAILTSLVIGAYFAGVGAGGFIGGILTDTYGRKRIFIYDTLGMAIFALLSAAALNGIWFLITRSLLGFFIGMDYTAAVPLLSEYAPSKDRGRLLTIEALMFKVGEEFIILLGALLTIVVGVLSAWRYTFIVGAVPVLLAFFLRRSFPESLRWSVESGRKDKVRETIDTLRRQGLEQEVRDEELGSPYGVKDVLLEFFSRRNVRALLYIFWIGTSYALTIPLVAAWSPVILEALGASATLSLIGTAIISAAAIVGVGVVMIYIDKIGRRLIGTVGYILSAIIMGIVYSSYVFHFVSIDLIIALFTIFMGINVGTIGSLQYVPPAEVTSTKVRGLTVGWDKLFEFEIALAALSIYAVLGPMNSTLFVTVASIISAIIIYLVSFETKQKPLEQISSA from the coding sequence GTGGGTAGTAAAAGGCAGGTCTCCTACAACGTTTTAGATAGAAGTAAGGTCATTGCCTTTCATAGGAGACTAGCAGTAGTAGCAGGTCTAGGACCTTTTTCGGACGCTATAAACCAGTTCGCGGCCTCATCGGCGTTAGTCGCGGTGCCGATCCTGTTCCATTTCTCAGCCATATTGACCTCCTTAGTAATTGGAGCGTACTTCGCAGGAGTGGGAGCAGGAGGCTTCATAGGTGGCATCCTCACCGACACCTACGGCAGGAAGAGGATCTTCATTTACGACACGCTTGGTATGGCTATCTTCGCGCTGCTGAGCGCTGCGGCCCTCAACGGAATATGGTTCCTAATAACTCGAAGTTTATTGGGTTTCTTCATAGGCATGGATTACACTGCAGCCGTTCCTCTCCTCTCTGAGTACGCGCCCTCCAAAGATAGGGGGAGACTTCTCACAATAGAAGCCCTCATGTTTAAGGTGGGTGAGGAATTCATCATATTGTTAGGGGCTCTCCTCACCATAGTGGTGGGGGTCCTCTCGGCTTGGAGGTACACTTTCATAGTGGGGGCAGTTCCTGTATTACTAGCATTCTTCTTGAGGAGATCGTTTCCAGAGAGTTTAAGGTGGTCCGTCGAGAGTGGAAGGAAGGACAAGGTAAGGGAGACCATAGATACGCTAAGAAGACAAGGGCTCGAGCAGGAAGTGAGAGATGAGGAGCTCGGTTCCCCCTACGGGGTCAAGGACGTACTGCTTGAGTTCTTTTCACGTAGGAACGTGAGAGCGCTGCTTTACATCTTCTGGATCGGCACGTCCTACGCTCTAACTATTCCCCTAGTTGCTGCGTGGAGTCCAGTGATATTGGAAGCGTTAGGGGCCTCGGCCACTCTATCATTAATAGGGACGGCCATTATATCGGCGGCGGCAATAGTTGGCGTAGGGGTGGTGATGATCTACATAGACAAGATAGGACGAAGACTTATAGGAACTGTGGGTTACATCCTTTCCGCAATAATCATGGGTATAGTTTATTCTAGTTACGTTTTTCACTTCGTAAGCATAGATCTCATTATAGCGTTGTTTACCATTTTCATGGGAATAAACGTAGGAACAATAGGAAGCTTGCAGTACGTTCCACCAGCAGAGGTTACCTCGACAAAGGTAAGAGGACTCACGGTTGGATGGGACAAACTCTTCGAGTTCGAGATAGCCTTGGCCGCCTTGTCTATATACGCCGTTCTCGGACCAATGAATTCTACGCTCTTCGTTACCGTCGCGAGTATCATATCTGCGATTATCATTTATTTGGTGAGTTTTGAGACTAAACAGAAACCGCTGGAACAGATTTCGTCAGCTTGA
- a CDS encoding helix-turn-helix domain-containing protein — protein MYSRYPLKLVTVTLEHDRCWTSFVKEGQIRVLSHVNNGTYVRDVVVGDIEAVRTVTRLDPSTRVKEVVNLRRYGDVVVADILLSYDNSTVALLQKNGVALLEPTVVEGTESWNFLAYEYQLRKILEELERAASVVRVSMTDYVPQREVVLSDDEVRALEGAISMGYFEVPRRHRTWEVSRKLGMSQSTFTLHLRRAQRKLATKFLNSLRRSSST, from the coding sequence GTGTACAGTAGGTACCCTCTAAAGTTAGTCACTGTCACCCTAGAGCACGACAGGTGCTGGACGAGCTTCGTGAAGGAGGGCCAGATAAGGGTGTTGTCCCACGTCAACAACGGAACCTACGTGAGGGACGTGGTCGTGGGAGACATCGAGGCCGTGAGGACGGTGACGCGGCTCGATCCCTCAACCAGGGTGAAGGAGGTGGTTAACCTTAGGAGGTACGGGGACGTGGTGGTCGCTGACATACTTCTCAGTTACGACAACTCCACCGTCGCTCTCCTCCAGAAGAACGGCGTAGCGCTCCTGGAGCCTACCGTGGTTGAGGGAACTGAGAGCTGGAACTTCCTCGCCTACGAGTATCAGCTTAGGAAGATCTTGGAGGAGCTGGAGAGGGCAGCTTCGGTGGTGAGGGTGTCTATGACAGACTACGTCCCTCAGAGGGAGGTGGTGTTGAGCGACGACGAAGTGAGGGCACTTGAGGGAGCTATAAGTATGGGGTACTTCGAGGTCCCTAGGAGGCACAGGACGTGGGAGGTGTCGAGGAAGTTAGGCATGTCGCAGTCCACCTTCACCCTCCACCTGAGGAGGGCCCAGAGGAAGTTGGCCACCAAGTTCCTTAATTCACTGCGGAGGAGCTCCTCTACCTGA
- a CDS encoding helix-turn-helix domain-containing protein, protein MRDLPDIPGGVWEYKVELKHRGCWGYRAPEGYADVLLNVKERRGTIAARRLAKTKGEGIYRLVKLLRSSDYITSSDVLKVDSSTYLVEMTVLPEFTVVMEFIDLEGVLDMTALLNGGVEVYNFVSDGISGDQIIRRLRERPDVSILRLSRFPADRNSIYRKRLEGVVSLLLTPHEREIIRSAKLMGYFDLPRKVGLESLADEYDTSKMAISITIRRAIKKLLDVI, encoded by the coding sequence TTGAGGGATCTTCCTGACATCCCAGGGGGCGTCTGGGAGTACAAAGTGGAATTGAAACATAGAGGTTGTTGGGGATACCGTGCTCCTGAGGGTTATGCTGACGTCCTCCTCAACGTGAAGGAGAGGAGGGGAACAATAGCGGCCAGGAGATTAGCTAAGACTAAAGGAGAGGGAATCTACAGGCTTGTGAAGTTACTTCGTTCTTCAGACTACATCACAAGTAGCGACGTACTGAAGGTCGATTCGAGCACATACTTAGTAGAAATGACGGTGCTACCGGAGTTTACGGTGGTCATGGAATTCATAGACCTTGAGGGGGTTTTGGACATGACGGCCCTGTTGAATGGTGGCGTGGAAGTTTACAACTTCGTATCCGATGGGATTTCAGGAGACCAAATTATCAGGAGGCTTAGAGAAAGACCTGATGTCTCGATTCTAAGATTAAGCCGTTTTCCAGCAGATCGAAACTCGATTTATAGGAAGAGGTTGGAGGGCGTTGTCAGCCTGCTTTTAACTCCACATGAAAGGGAAATAATTAGGTCTGCTAAATTGATGGGATACTTCGATCTCCCAAGGAAAGTGGGACTGGAGTCGTTAGCTGACGAGTACGATACAAGCAAAATGGCAATATCAATCACAATAAGGAGGGCAATAAAGAAACTCCTAGATGTAATTTGA
- a CDS encoding MaoC family dehydratase, with protein sequence MESGPFFEDFRQGQKFRSKVGRTLLDVDNVWFTLLTNNNNQIHFNQDYTSKNFPGDPFKGRLVVNGFLTLAVTAGLLVEYTSAMGFMLGVDNVKFLQPVFAGDTLYAEAEVTEVRESKSREGFGVVKVRTWGVNQRGEKVIEFDRAFMVRKRTAVWTGERRAQ encoded by the coding sequence ATGGAGTCTGGTCCCTTCTTCGAAGATTTCAGGCAAGGGCAGAAGTTCAGGAGTAAGGTGGGAAGGACTTTACTCGACGTCGACAACGTCTGGTTCACGCTGTTGACCAACAACAACAACCAGATCCACTTCAACCAGGACTACACTTCCAAGAACTTCCCTGGAGACCCATTCAAGGGTAGGCTGGTAGTGAACGGGTTCCTCACACTAGCTGTGACGGCGGGACTCCTAGTGGAGTACACTAGCGCCATGGGGTTCATGTTGGGAGTAGACAACGTAAAGTTCCTCCAGCCAGTTTTCGCTGGAGACACACTTTACGCAGAGGCAGAGGTTACTGAAGTGAGGGAGTCCAAGTCTAGGGAGGGCTTCGGAGTGGTGAAGGTGAGGACGTGGGGGGTGAACCAGAGGGGGGAGAAGGTCATAGAGTTCGATAGGGCGTTCATGGTGAGAAAGAGGACAGCGGTGTGGACTGGAGAGAGGAGAGCTCAGTAG
- a CDS encoding CoA transferase, with product MFVRPLDGIRVVEMGVFWNGPYTSRLLAELGAEVIKVEPPWGDPQRYVPPIIDGISLHFMSYNANKKFITLNVKKERGKELLLKLVEKADVFIENYSPGTVEKLGIGYEEQSKVNPKIIYVSTTGYGRTGPYSALPGFDPTVEAMSGFMDTNGFPDKPTRVGMGILDIMTPAYAAVAILAALRLREFTGKGTRIDMSMFDVAVLASQQSMIYFLGGFPHRVGPTGMFFYPEYLYKTKDGMVYVIIHNDEAWRRLCEHFGRPDMARDPRFSTNQARLAAWRKLVETIGDPDKLLELKFSDDGDPLLKAGIELHRTVSSWFLSIGSEEVMRIVNSVGGAAGVMRSLKEQLTDPHVLARRMWLDLNTPSGAAVKIPGSAFKIEASEGAVVSPGLPLGYNNAEVYRSVLGLSTMEIEKLKEDGII from the coding sequence ATGTTTGTGAGACCCCTCGATGGAATCAGAGTGGTAGAGATGGGAGTTTTCTGGAATGGCCCTTACACTTCCAGGTTGCTGGCGGAACTTGGAGCTGAGGTCATAAAGGTTGAGCCGCCGTGGGGAGATCCTCAAAGATACGTTCCTCCCATAATAGACGGCATCTCCCTTCACTTCATGTCTTATAACGCGAATAAGAAGTTCATTACTCTCAACGTTAAGAAGGAAAGAGGTAAGGAGCTCCTCCTCAAGTTGGTCGAGAAGGCCGACGTTTTCATTGAAAACTATTCTCCAGGCACTGTTGAGAAATTGGGAATAGGATATGAGGAGCAAAGTAAAGTGAATCCAAAAATTATATATGTGTCCACAACTGGATACGGGAGGACTGGCCCATACTCGGCACTACCGGGATTCGATCCCACTGTCGAAGCGATGAGCGGATTCATGGATACTAACGGCTTTCCCGATAAACCGACGAGGGTAGGAATGGGTATCCTAGATATAATGACTCCGGCCTACGCTGCGGTGGCTATTCTAGCGGCCCTAAGACTCAGGGAATTCACGGGTAAAGGAACGAGGATAGACATGTCAATGTTCGATGTGGCCGTCTTGGCCTCTCAACAGAGCATGATTTACTTCCTAGGAGGGTTTCCCCATAGGGTAGGTCCGACAGGGATGTTCTTTTACCCAGAGTACCTCTATAAGACTAAAGACGGGATGGTTTATGTTATAATTCACAACGACGAGGCGTGGCGTAGGCTCTGTGAGCACTTCGGCAGACCCGACATGGCCAGAGATCCGAGGTTCTCCACTAATCAGGCTAGATTAGCTGCGTGGAGAAAATTGGTTGAAACCATCGGGGACCCAGATAAGCTACTCGAGTTGAAGTTCAGTGATGACGGGGATCCGCTCCTCAAGGCCGGTATTGAACTACACAGAACGGTTTCCTCGTGGTTCCTCTCGATCGGGAGTGAGGAGGTGATGAGAATCGTGAACTCAGTAGGTGGAGCAGCGGGAGTAATGAGAAGCCTGAAGGAACAACTTACCGATCCTCACGTTCTAGCTAGACGTATGTGGCTTGACTTAAATACTCCATCTGGAGCAGCTGTTAAGATCCCAGGCTCGGCTTTCAAGATAGAGGCGTCAGAAGGTGCGGTCGTGAGCCCCGGCCTTCCTCTGGGCTATAACAATGCAGAGGTATATCGTTCAGTGTTGGGGTTGTCGACCATGGAGATTGAAAAGTTGAAGGAGGACGGAATAATTTGA
- a CDS encoding extracellular solute-binding protein has translation MSDLCVLEGNTWDDVRGVGGLQAASSKYVQAEVRWHTRSLRDFTMRSPTELAEKYDIIVMDYPAVGDLAASGMYIPMDQLLTEQDLRIVENGSIGGAFRSYFFGGRSWALPLDLSAQVSAYRPDLLSDPPRSFSSVINLLKKKEVVAAVPLSPLHAHSTFLTLLVNSIGTSELPFANLQDAILVKTLEELRSLSDYLHPMSFTSDPIDVLDEMAKRDEIGYSPFIYGYFNYSRQGYKEKVILFDDLPSKTYVPKGSVLGGAGIAVSKRVKCIPQVIDFLKWITSPQVQSSIYVTGGGQPFHVKAWLDERINLSFNNAFLNTLSTMVHAYVRPNFPGFVTLHERSGELILSMLMENGKPEETAKELKTLAQKWGWRS, from the coding sequence TTGAGTGACTTGTGTGTGTTAGAGGGCAACACATGGGATGACGTTAGAGGTGTCGGTGGACTTCAGGCGGCTTCCTCTAAGTACGTTCAAGCAGAGGTTAGGTGGCACACGAGATCCCTAAGGGACTTCACGATGAGGTCCCCCACCGAGCTCGCCGAAAAGTACGATATAATAGTGATGGATTATCCAGCAGTTGGGGATCTGGCCGCGAGCGGGATGTACATCCCCATGGATCAACTATTGACCGAACAGGATTTGAGGATAGTGGAGAACGGCTCAATAGGTGGTGCCTTTAGAAGCTATTTCTTTGGTGGACGTAGTTGGGCCCTACCCCTAGACCTCAGTGCACAAGTCTCCGCCTACAGGCCGGATCTGTTGAGCGATCCACCCAGATCCTTCTCGTCGGTAATTAACCTACTTAAGAAGAAGGAAGTTGTAGCCGCAGTTCCTCTATCTCCTCTTCATGCACACTCTACTTTCCTTACCCTCTTGGTGAATTCGATTGGAACTTCTGAGTTGCCCTTCGCAAATCTACAGGACGCAATCCTTGTGAAAACGTTGGAGGAGCTAAGGAGCTTGTCAGATTACTTGCATCCCATGAGTTTCACCTCGGATCCCATAGATGTGCTGGATGAGATGGCGAAGAGGGATGAAATAGGTTACTCGCCTTTCATTTACGGTTATTTCAATTACTCCAGACAAGGCTATAAGGAGAAAGTAATACTGTTCGACGACCTACCAAGTAAAACTTACGTTCCCAAGGGCTCCGTGTTAGGAGGGGCCGGGATAGCCGTATCCAAGAGGGTTAAGTGCATACCACAAGTAATTGATTTCCTGAAGTGGATAACCTCCCCCCAAGTACAGAGTTCGATATATGTGACTGGAGGAGGACAACCCTTTCATGTGAAGGCGTGGCTGGATGAAAGGATAAATCTCTCCTTCAATAACGCATTCCTGAATACACTGAGTACGATGGTGCACGCCTACGTTAGACCAAATTTCCCAGGATTCGTTACCCTCCACGAGAGGAGCGGCGAGTTAATTTTGTCTATGCTAATGGAAAACGGAAAACCTGAGGAAACCGCCAAGGAACTCAAAACACTGGCACAAAAATGGGGTTGGAGATCGTAA